The genomic interval TTTTTATCAACCTCTGTGCCTCCCCCTTTGCGATTGACAAGCATCTTGAGCGTTATGCACTCATGGAGACCGTTCGTCAAAAGTACGGACGGCCCTATGTCTTCACGAATCTGGTTGGAGCAAATACGGACTTGATTTTTGATGGACGAAGCTGTGTCATGCACGGGGGTAACGTGCTTGAAGCCCCGGCATTTGAGGAAGCACTGCTGGAGTGGGATACAGAGAAAACGCCAAAATCAAAAACTGTCTTCATCCCTGCGAGGAAGCAGGTGCGGGAAGCCTTGACCTTGGGAATTCGGGATTACATGAATAAAACCGGGATTCAAAGGGAGGTAATTATTGGTCTGAGTGGAGGCATTGACTCCGCCGTGACCGCTACGCTTGCAGTGCGTGCATTGGGACCAGAGCGGGTCATTGGCGTATCCATGCCCTCAAATTTCTCTTCCACAGGGTCGAAAGACGATGCCAAGCACCTTGCATCGAACCTTGGAATAAACCTGATTACGATTCCGATTCAACCCCTGATGGATGCTTTTAACGATGCTCTTCGCAAACCCTTCGAGAATTACGATCAGGATGTGACGGAAGAGAATATTCAGGCGCGTATACGGGGAACGTTGGTCATGGCTTTTGCCAACAAGTATGGGGGAATGGTACTTGCCACTGGGAATAAAAGTGAGCTTGCGATGGGATACGCGACGCTGTATGGCGACATGAGTGGTGGACTTGCGGTTCTGGGAGACCTCTACAAAACAGAGGTCTATGAGTTGGCAAAATTGTTGAACAGGCCAAAAAGAATCATTCCTGAATCCACAATGCGCAAGCCCCCCTCGGCCGAGCTGAGTCCGGGTCAAAAAGATTTGGACTCCCTGCCACCGTACGATATCCTGGACAGAATCCTTAAGCAGTACATCGAACAGCTGATGAGTGTCGAGGAGACGGCTGAGTTTCTGGATTACGACGAAGACCTTGTCCAGGAAATCGTCCGCCAAGTGAACTGGACTGAATTCAAGCGGCGACAGGCCGCACCGGTCCTGCGACTGCGCCCGAAAGCATTCGGGAGTGGGCGGAGAGAGCCTATCGTTGCCCGGCGCCCCTAAGCGTTCGCCCTGAGCCAACGGACAGCCAGACTGTATCCGACGGTGCCTAAACCTGAGATTTGTCCCACACAGACCGGTGCCAGGTGAGAAAAATGTCGAAAGGCCTCCCGAGAGTAAATATTGCTGAGGTGAACCTCAATCACCGGGGTTTCGATTGCC from Rhodothermaceae bacterium carries:
- a CDS encoding NAD+ synthase, giving the protein MKLALAQINTVVGDLRGNSDKILHYSEKAHARGADLVVFPELTFTGYPPIDLLESRDFVTRERQHRQKLVKLLPRGLGVLVGGLALHKGHGKPLHNAAYLYEDGHCVGVYHKQLLPTYDVFDELRYFAPGSSPTILRWRGLNLGVHVCEDLWNVHDLDRKPYSHDPVSILATQSPDIFINLCASPFAIDKHLERYALMETVRQKYGRPYVFTNLVGANTDLIFDGRSCVMHGGNVLEAPAFEEALLEWDTEKTPKSKTVFIPARKQVREALTLGIRDYMNKTGIQREVIIGLSGGIDSAVTATLAVRALGPERVIGVSMPSNFSSTGSKDDAKHLASNLGINLITIPIQPLMDAFNDALRKPFENYDQDVTEENIQARIRGTLVMAFANKYGGMVLATGNKSELAMGYATLYGDMSGGLAVLGDLYKTEVYELAKLLNRPKRIIPESTMRKPPSAELSPGQKDLDSLPPYDILDRILKQYIEQLMSVEETAEFLDYDEDLVQEIVRQVNWTEFKRRQAAPVLRLRPKAFGSGRREPIVARRP